From Pseudomonas sp. stari2:
CGCGGGCGGCCTGGCGGACTTTGTCCCGGTAGGCTTCGATCAGTTGCTGCAACCGCGCATCTTGCACACGGATGTTGTTGTGGATGCGACCGTAATCGAACAGGTTCCAGCGCAGGCTCGGGCCGCCGATCAGGTCGAGACTGCGCGGGGTGGCGCCGAGGGTGTCGCTGGACCAGACGATGCTGCCGAGCAAGGTCAGCGACGGATACAGATCGGTTTCCGCCACACCGACCAGCGCCGATTGCGCGGCCACGTTCAGTTCCGCAGCACGCACATCGGGACGGCGCAGCAGCAGATTGGCCGGGACATCCTGCAACACGGCACGATCCAGCAGCGGGATCAGCCCAGTCTGCTCTGCGATCATCGTCGCACCACCGGGCGGCTGGCCGACCAGCACCGCCAGCGCGTTGCGAGTACGCAGCAATTGGTCTTCGAACACTGGAATAGTGCTCAGCGTGCCGAGGTATTGAGTCCTGGCCTGTTGCAGGTCGAGTTCGGCGGTCTGGCCGCTGCGGAAGAGTTTTTCGGTGATCTCGAAATTGCGTTTTTGCTGGACGGCGTTTTCCCGGGCGACCCGCAGCCGGGCTTCCGTGGTGCGCAGGGAAAAATAGGTGTCGGCGACTTGAGCGCGCAACAGCACGAGAGCGTCTTCGTAGTTGGCCTGGGCGGCGAAGTAGCTGGCGTCTGCGGATTCGATGGCGCGGCTGAAACGGCCCCAGAAATCCAGTTCCCAGCCGACGTCGAATGCGGCGCTGTGCTGCCAGAAGTGCAAGTCCTGCGGGTTGTTGCCGCCGGACTGGTGGCGGTCGATGTACAGGCTGTCGGCGCTGGCCTGTTGCAGTTGCGGATAACGGCCGCTGTCGGCGATGCCCAGTTGCGCCCGGGATTCCAGGACCCGCAGGCCGGCGATTTTCAGGCTGCTGTTGTGGGCTTCGGCTTCGCTGATCAAACGGTCGAGTATCGGATCGCCAAACACCTGCCACCACTGGCGCAGATCCGGCACCGCACCGCGCTTGCTGGCCTGTGCCAACGCGGCGCTGTGCCACTGCTTGCTCCAGGCCTCGGCCGGTGGCTGAAAGTCCGGGCCCAGGCGCATACAGCCGCCAAGGCTCAAAGCCGCAAACAGCAGCAGCGGGCCGGGTCGGGTCAGCAGGGCTGTCGTTTCAGGCATACCGTTTGGCCCCAGCGGGGAATTTCACTGGAGCATAGACGGCAGATCGCGGGTTGATGGCGTCAATCAGCTGCTACGCTTTTTCTGGCGACGCCAACCGATCCGCGCGCCCTGACGAAAAGGTAGGAAAACCATGGACACTCCTCAAGATCCGGTTGCACCGACCAGCGCTACCTGGCGCTTCAAGGTCGGTGTGGCGATTATTTGCCTGATGCTCGGTTCATGGCTGATGGTGCCGATTGCCGCGGCACTCGGTGTGCCCGGCTCGAAAGTTGCGGCGTTGACCGGCGTGTTGTTCATCAGCAACAAGGTGCTGTTGCTGTTGGTGATCGCGGTGATGGGCAAGGCCGGGTTCGCTGAACTGAAGCGCACGATTGGCCGGCATGTCTCGGGGATGATTCCGACGCCGGTGGCTGAGGTCTCGCCGATGCGGCATCGGGTGGGCGTGGTGATGTTTTGCCTGCCGCTGCTCAGCGCCTTTCTGGAACCTTATTTCGACAACTTCTGGCCAGGCCTGCGGCCGAATCTGTGGCAGATGCAACTGCTCGGTGACCTGATGTTCATCGGCAGTTTCTTTGTGCTGGGCAGCAATTTCTGGGAGAAGGCCCACGCGTTGTTCGTGCGCAAGGCGCGGGTGGTGACGGATTGAAACAAGAAGGACAGTGCCCCCTGTATCACGCGTGTCCCAGGGCTATCGCAAACGACACGACGATCATGCACGCGAACGCGAAATTGAGATTCATGGGGTGTTCATCCTGAGCCTTATTGAAGTGCTGCCATTGTGAACAGGCCGGATGCAAAGAAAAAATTCGGCTTCATGATTTCAAAGATCGAAACAATTGATATCAGCCGGTTTGTGTTTGGCAGATGCATTGGTTAGGCTCGCCAAACCTGCAACTACAAGCACAAACAGGCAAAACCATGCACGATCATTCCGCTTCCGAGCTTCCCTCCCTGCGTCGGCAGAAAATCCTGCTGATCCTCGAACGAGACGGCAAGGTCATGGCCTCCGAGTTGAGCCAGCATTTTGCGGTGTCCGAAGACACCATCCGCCGCGATCTGGCCGAACTGGACAATGCGGGGCTGGTGCAACGGGTACATGGCGGGGCGTTGCCGCGACCGAAGGACACCGGCAAGGATTACTTCACGCGGATCAGTGAAACCGACGAGGTAAAGACCAGCCTTGCGCAGCTCGCGGCGGGGCGAGTGAAGGACGGGCAGATCGTGCTGTTCGATTCCGGCACCACCACCTTGCAGATCGCCCGTTCGTTGCCTTCGGATATCTCGATCACCGCCGTGACCACGTCACCGATGACGGCGATCACCCTGGCTGAATACAAGGGGATCAAGGTGATTCTGGCGGGCGGCCAGTTGAATCTGGCGACGATGTCGGTCAGTGGCCACGAGACCGTGCGACTGCTGCAAAGTATCAAGGCTGACCTGTTGTTCACCGGGGTTTGCGCGATTCATCCGGAAGTGGGGTTGAGTTCGCTGTATTTCGATGAAGTGCCGGTGAAACAGGCGTTGTTCGACAGTGCGGCGCAGGTGATCGCCGTGACCACGGCGGACAAGCTGGGGGCGGTGGAGCCGTTTGTGGTGGCGCCGTGCAGCCGGGTGCATACGTTGATTACCGAGCGGCATATGGCGTCGGGGAATGCCGAGGATTATCGGCGGTTGGGGATTGAGGTCGAACAGTTGCAGGACTGACGTTTTGGAGCGAAACAAAAGGCCCCACCGCTCGCGATGGGGCCTGTTCGGTCAGCGCAGTTTTTCCAGCATCTGGTAGTACCACATGCCCGCTGCCAGCATCGGATTCCCCAGCAGATCCCCCATTGGCACGCGAATGTGTGAGCACGCGGCAAACGTGTCGAACTGCTGCATCTGCCCGGTGATTGCCCGGCTCATGATTTCGCCCATGATGTGGGTCGTGGCGATGCCGTGACCGGAGTAGCCCTGACAATACCAGACGTTGTCCGAGAGCTTGCCCAGTTGCGGGATGCGGTTGATGACGATGCCCATCGCGCAGCTCCACTGGTAGTCGATCTTCACCCCTTTGAGCGCCGGGAAGGTCTGTTCGATGCACGGGCGCAGTTCGCCGGCGATGTCCCGTGAGTCCTTGCCGCTGTAGTTGGCGCCGCCGCCGAACAGCAGGCGGCCGTCGGCGGTGAGGCGGTAGTAGTCGAGGACAAAGCGGCAGTCGTAAACGGCGAGGTCTTCGGGGTTGATCTGCTTTGCCAGATCGCCCAGCGGCTCGGTGGTGACGATGCCGCCCATGGCCGGGAAGATCTTGCCTTTGAGCTGGCCAGGTTCGAGCTTGTGGTAGACATCACCGGCCAGCAGCACCTGATTGGCGTCGATCCGGCCGTGAGCAGTGCGCACGCCGGGACTGTCGCCGTGGATGATCTCCAGCACTTCGCTGTTTTCGAAGATCAACGCGCCAAGGCTTTCCGCCGCCCGCGCCTCGCCGATACACAGGTTGAGCGGATGCAAATGCATGTTGCGGGTGTTCTTGATCGCGCCGTGATAGAGGTCGCTTTGCAGCAGGTCGCGCACCTGGCTGCGGTCGAGCAGGCTGACTTCATCGCCCATGCCGCGACGCACGGCTTCGTCATAATCACTGCGCAAACCGGCCATGTGGCTCGGCTTGTAGGCCGCGTGCAAGTGGCCGTGTTTCAGGTCGCACTCGATCCCGTATTTCTCGACGCGCTGTTTGATGATTTCGTGGCCGCGCCAGCGCAGATGCCAGATGAAATCGTCGACCTCATCGCCCAATGTGTTGCGCATCTGCTTACGCATCGCGCCGTCGCCGGACAGGCTGCCGGTGACCTGACCGCCATTGCGTCCGGTGGCGCCCCAGCCGATTTTGTGGCTTTCGACGATGGCAACTTTCAGGCCTTTTTCGGCCAGTTCGACGGCGGTGGCGACGCCGGTGAAACCGCCGCCGATGATCACCACATCGACCTTGTGCCGGCCTTGCAGGGCCGGGTAGTCGGTGTCGCGGTTGAGGGTCGCGGTGTAGTAGGAATTGCTGCGTTCAGTCATGTCAGTGTCCAAGGCAAAAAAAGGAAAAAAGGATCAGGCTTCGGTCAGGTACCAACGCCAGTCCTGCTCACCCACTTCGGCCATGAACAGCCGGTATTCCGCACGCTTCACCGCCAGATACACCCCGAGAAATTCCTGCCCCAAGGCGTCCCGCGCCCACACCGATTTTTCCAGTGCCGTAAGCGAAGTCAGCCAGTCCGTCGGTAGCAATTCCTTCGCCTGCGCATAGCCGTTGCCTTGCACCGGTTCGCCCGGATCGATGTCTTCTTTTATGCCGCGATGAATGCCCGCGAGAATTGCCGCCGCTGCCAGATACGGGTTGGCATCGGCGCCGCAGATGCGGTGTTCGATGTGCCGGGTGTTGGCCGGGCCGCCGGGTACGCGCAGGCTGACGGTGCGGTTGTCGACCCCCCAGGTCGGCGCCAGTGGCGCATAGCTGTTGGCCTGGAAACGGCGGTAGGAGTTGGCGTTGGGGCAGAACAGCAGCAGCGAATCCAGCAACGAGGCGAGCATCCCGCCAATCGCGGTACGCAGCAGCGGCGTGCCGGCCGGATTCTCGGAGGCAAACAGATTGCGCCCATCGGCATCGGCGAGACTGACATGCATGTGCATGCCGGTGCCGGCCAGATCATCGAAGGGTTTGGCCATGAAGGTCGCTTGCATTCCGTGCTTGTGCGCCACGGCTTTGACCAGCCGTTTGTAGCGCACGGCCTGGTCCATCGCCTCCAGCGCATCGCCGTGTTCAAGGGTGATTTCCACCTGGCCCGGCGCGTATTCCGAGATGGCCGTGCGCGCCGGAATACCGTGCAGTTTGCAGGCGCTGTAGAGGTCGGCGAGGAACGGTTCGATCTGCTCCAGCTCACGCAAACCATAGACCTGGGTGTGCCTCGGTCGGCCGCCGTCGGCATCCAGCGCTGGTTGCGGGCGACCGTTGTGATCGCGTTTGGCGTCGAGCAGATAGAACTCCAGCTCGCAGGCCATCACCGGGTGATAACCCTCGGCTTTCAAGCGGTCGATGACCTTGATCAACAAATGACGCGGATCGGCAATGCTCGCCGGCATGCCTTGTTCCGGGTGCATGCTGACTTGCACCGCCGCAGTCGGAATCTGCCGCCATGGCAGGCGTACCAGACTGCCTTCCAGCGGGTAGGCGCGGCAGTCGATGTCGCCGACGTCCCACACCAGCCCGGAGTTTTCCACGTCCTCGCCGTGCACGGTCAGGCCGAGGATGGTGCTTGGCAGCGGGCGACCGCTTTCGTACACGGCGAGCAGTTCTTCGCGGTGCAACAACTTGCCGCGCGGCACGCCGTTGGCGTCGAGGATGAACAGCTCGATCATGTCGATGTCGGGGTTCTGATCCAGAAAATTGCGTGCGTCTTCAATGGCTGCGAATTTCATAATCAATCACTCACGATGGCGCCGCACAGGCGCGCAGATTCGGGCCGGACGCAGCTCGGCAAAAGGCGCGGGCGTCCTGGCAGGGATATCGAAAAAGAGGGGGAACTGTCGCGATTTTTACCGGCGCGATCAGACGGGCAGGCAGATATCCGGCGGGCGTGCGGAGTGACGCAGCTTGGAACGGCTCAGGGCCATGGGGAGATTGACGATGCGATTCATGCGCGGCCCCTGTGAAGGAGGGCGCACAGTGCAGAGACGTTCAACGATTCTGATTGTTGTAGTGACGTGCTCATGACGCGTGTTTCCGTTGGCGGAAAACGTCGGCGGCGGGAGTGTCCCGCCATGCCGGTGTGGCTGGATAGTAAGGGGGAAGTCCGGGATAAGTAAACGCCTGATTCCGATGCGCGCGGCAAGTCACCGGCTCAGCGCAACAGATGAAACCCCATCCCGACGAGGGCGCAAACGATCAACACCTCGATCACCCCGCGCTAGAAAACAAACAGCCCGAGGCAGCCGACAGTGCTCTGTCAGGCATGCGCCAGACTCCAGCGAAACACGGCATTCTGATCACTCTCCCGAGCTTCAACCCAGTGCGAACCCTCAGGTGTGGTCTCACGTTTCCAGAACGGTGCACGCGTCTTCAGCACATCCATGATGAAGGCGCAGGCCTCGAAGGCTGCAT
This genomic window contains:
- a CDS encoding transporter suffix domain-containing protein codes for the protein MDTPQDPVAPTSATWRFKVGVAIICLMLGSWLMVPIAAALGVPGSKVAALTGVLFISNKVLLLLVIAVMGKAGFAELKRTIGRHVSGMIPTPVAEVSPMRHRVGVVMFCLPLLSAFLEPYFDNFWPGLRPNLWQMQLLGDLMFIGSFFVLGSNFWEKAHALFVRKARVVTD
- a CDS encoding glutamine synthetase family protein, which codes for MKFAAIEDARNFLDQNPDIDMIELFILDANGVPRGKLLHREELLAVYESGRPLPSTILGLTVHGEDVENSGLVWDVGDIDCRAYPLEGSLVRLPWRQIPTAAVQVSMHPEQGMPASIADPRHLLIKVIDRLKAEGYHPVMACELEFYLLDAKRDHNGRPQPALDADGGRPRHTQVYGLRELEQIEPFLADLYSACKLHGIPARTAISEYAPGQVEITLEHGDALEAMDQAVRYKRLVKAVAHKHGMQATFMAKPFDDLAGTGMHMHVSLADADGRNLFASENPAGTPLLRTAIGGMLASLLDSLLLFCPNANSYRRFQANSYAPLAPTWGVDNRTVSLRVPGGPANTRHIEHRICGADANPYLAAAAILAGIHRGIKEDIDPGEPVQGNGYAQAKELLPTDWLTSLTALEKSVWARDALGQEFLGVYLAVKRAEYRLFMAEVGEQDWRWYLTEA
- a CDS encoding efflux transporter outer membrane subunit; this translates as MPETTALLTRPGPLLLFAALSLGGCMRLGPDFQPPAEAWSKQWHSAALAQASKRGAVPDLRQWWQVFGDPILDRLISEAEAHNSSLKIAGLRVLESRAQLGIADSGRYPQLQQASADSLYIDRHQSGGNNPQDLHFWQHSAAFDVGWELDFWGRFSRAIESADASYFAAQANYEDALVLLRAQVADTYFSLRTTEARLRVARENAVQQKRNFEITEKLFRSGQTAELDLQQARTQYLGTLSTIPVFEDQLLRTRNALAVLVGQPPGGATMIAEQTGLIPLLDRAVLQDVPANLLLRRPDVRAAELNVAAQSALVGVAETDLYPSLTLLGSIVWSSDTLGATPRSLDLIGGPSLRWNLFDYGRIHNNIRVQDARLQQLIEAYRDKVRQAAREADDAASGLTKALEGERILGEAEAAARRSLVLANTQYREGYSDFQRVLDAQRALLELQDNYLVSRSNAVSNLIALYKSLGGGWQSTGPQIDQPTRQQMQQRTDWGELLTAPPPQPTYPIPSQVDRHE
- a CDS encoding DeoR/GlpR family DNA-binding transcription regulator; this encodes MHDHSASELPSLRRQKILLILERDGKVMASELSQHFAVSEDTIRRDLAELDNAGLVQRVHGGALPRPKDTGKDYFTRISETDEVKTSLAQLAAGRVKDGQIVLFDSGTTTLQIARSLPSDISITAVTTSPMTAITLAEYKGIKVILAGGQLNLATMSVSGHETVRLLQSIKADLLFTGVCAIHPEVGLSSLYFDEVPVKQALFDSAAQVIAVTTADKLGAVEPFVVAPCSRVHTLITERHMASGNAEDYRRLGIEVEQLQD
- a CDS encoding NAD(P)/FAD-dependent oxidoreductase; protein product: MTERSNSYYTATLNRDTDYPALQGRHKVDVVIIGGGFTGVATAVELAEKGLKVAIVESHKIGWGATGRNGGQVTGSLSGDGAMRKQMRNTLGDEVDDFIWHLRWRGHEIIKQRVEKYGIECDLKHGHLHAAYKPSHMAGLRSDYDEAVRRGMGDEVSLLDRSQVRDLLQSDLYHGAIKNTRNMHLHPLNLCIGEARAAESLGALIFENSEVLEIIHGDSPGVRTAHGRIDANQVLLAGDVYHKLEPGQLKGKIFPAMGGIVTTEPLGDLAKQINPEDLAVYDCRFVLDYYRLTADGRLLFGGGANYSGKDSRDIAGELRPCIEQTFPALKGVKIDYQWSCAMGIVINRIPQLGKLSDNVWYCQGYSGHGIATTHIMGEIMSRAITGQMQQFDTFAACSHIRVPMGDLLGNPMLAAGMWYYQMLEKLR